In one window of Clostridia bacterium DNA:
- a CDS encoding thioredoxin family protein, with the protein MVIKVLGSGCMKCKKLEANVRKAVEELGIEASIEKVTDFKDIVAYGVMTTPALVVDEQGILFKYYFIFNENTMSFCFEHIIHKM; encoded by the coding sequence ATGGTTATAAAAGTTTTAGGTTCTGGATGCATGAAGTGCAAGAAGCTAGAGGCTAATGTGAGAAAGGCGGTAGAAGAGTTAGGCATTGAAGCCTCTATAGAGAAAGTAACTGATTTTAAAGATATTGTAGCCTATGGAGTCATGACCACCCCTGCTTTGGTGGTAGATGAACAGGGTATTCTCTTTAAGTATTATTTCATTTTTAATGAGAATACGATGTCTTTTTGTTTTGAGCATATAATACACAAAATGTGA
- a CDS encoding GntR family transcriptional regulator, which yields MKIIISNSSNEPIYNQISNQIKALILKGELEEGAMLPSIRSLARDLQVSVITTKRAYEELEKEGFIESVQGKGSFVASQNKEIIKEKKLKMIEEKLIQVVDDSRLLGIDYKEILEMLKILFEEA from the coding sequence ATGAAAATTATTATATCCAATTCTTCAAATGAACCTATATACAATCAAATATCAAATCAAATAAAAGCCTTGATTTTAAAAGGGGAACTAGAAGAAGGGGCGATGCTTCCATCTATAAGGAGCCTGGCCCGAGATTTGCAAGTAAGCGTTATAACTACCAAAAGGGCCTATGAAGAGTTGGAAAAGGAAGGATTTATAGAGAGCGTTCAGGGTAAGGGTTCTTTTGTAGCCAGTCAAAACAAGGAGATCATTAAAGAGAAAAAGCTCAAGATGATTGAAGAAAAACTAATTCAAGTAGTAGATGACAGCCGATTGCTGGGTATCGATTATAAAGAAATACTGGAAATGCTTAAAATTTTGTTTGAGGAGGCATAA
- a CDS encoding ABC transporter ATP-binding protein yields MEYILEVENLTKKYKNFTLDNISFKLEPGYIMGFIGPNGAGKSTTIKLIMNLIKKDGGEIKIFGKDYRKYEKQVKDRIGFVYDENYYYQDLTIKQMKNIVASFYSKWDDDIFNKYMDDFELNPKAKIKTLSKGMKMKFSLAIALSHNADLILMDEPTSGLDPVFRREILDILYSIIQDENKSIFFSTHITTDLEKIADYITFLNKGKVVFSEPKDDVLESYKIVKGEINLLNQSTRENFIGLRETQVGFEGLTDDVGKIEKLLGNKVLIEKATLEDIMVYTARR; encoded by the coding sequence ATGGAATATATTTTAGAAGTTGAAAATCTGACTAAAAAGTACAAAAATTTTACATTGGATAATATAAGTTTTAAACTGGAGCCGGGATATATCATGGGGTTTATCGGTCCCAACGGAGCCGGAAAAAGTACCACCATTAAATTGATAATGAATTTGATTAAAAAAGACGGTGGGGAAATAAAGATATTTGGAAAAGACTATAGAAAATATGAAAAACAGGTGAAAGACAGGATAGGCTTTGTTTATGATGAAAACTATTATTATCAAGACCTGACAATTAAACAGATGAAGAATATAGTTGCCAGTTTTTATTCAAAATGGGACGATGACATATTCAATAAATATATGGATGACTTTGAGCTCAATCCAAAAGCCAAGATCAAAACCTTATCCAAGGGAATGAAAATGAAGTTTTCTTTGGCAATAGCCCTTTCCCACAATGCGGATTTGATACTGATGGATGAACCCACCTCTGGTTTGGATCCGGTGTTTAGAAGAGAGATACTGGATATATTGTACAGCATAATTCAAGATGAAAACAAAAGCATATTCTTTTCCACCCACATAACTACCGATCTGGAAAAGATAGCAGATTATATCACTTTTTTAAACAAAGGCAAAGTAGTATTTTCAGAACCTAAAGATGACGTGCTGGAGAGCTATAAAATAGTAAAAGGAGAAATAAACCTTTTAAATCAAAGTACAAGGGAAAACTTCATAGGTTTAAGAGAAACCCAGGTAGGTTTTGAAGGGTTGACAGATGATGTAGGTAAAATAGAAAAATTACTCGGGAATAAGGTTTTGATAGAGAAAGCCACCCTGGAAGATATAATGGTTTATACCGCAAGGAGGTAA